From Larus michahellis chromosome 8, bLarMic1.1, whole genome shotgun sequence, one genomic window encodes:
- the SH3GLB1 gene encoding endophilin-B1 isoform X3, whose protein sequence is MNIMDFNVKKLAADAGTFLSRAVQFTEEKLGQAEKTELDAHLENLLSKAECTKLWTEKIMKQTEVLLQPNPNARIEEFVYEKLDRKAPSRMNNPELLGQYMIDAGNEFGPGTAYGNALIKCGETQKRIGTADRELIQTSAINFLTPLRNFIEGDYKTITKERKLLQNKRLDLDAAKTRLKKAKVAEARAAIWAEEVTKSEQEVRITQSEFDRQAEITRLLLEGISSTHAHHLRCLNDFVEAQMTYYAQCYQYMLDLQKQLGSFPSTFLSNNNQSSSTPMQSVSTPSVLASASASLPSVSNSIVTSGISELKSSSGSRKARVLYDYDAANSSELSLLADEVITVYSIPGMDSDWLMGERGNQKGKVPITYLELLN, encoded by the exons ttcacagaagaaaagcttggTCAAGCAGAGAAGACTGAACTGGATGCTCACCTGGAGAACCTTCTCAGCAAAGCAGAATGCACCAAATTGtggacagaaaaaataatgaaacaaacagaagtaTTATTGCAGCCAAATCCAA aTGCCAGAATAGAAGAATTTGTCTATGAGAAGCTGGACCGCAAAGCACCAAGTCGCATGAATAATCCAGAGTTACTAGGCCAGTATATGATTGATGCTGGGAATGAATTTGGCCCAGGAACAGCATATG gaAATGCACTCATTAAATGTGGAGAAACACAAAAGCGCATTGGGACAGCAGACAGAGAACTAATTCAAACTTCTGCTATAAACTTTCTCACTCCCTTAAGAAACTTTATTGAAGGAGACTACAAAACTATTACT AAAGAACGTAAACTGTTACAAAATAAAAGACTAGATTTGGATGCAGCAAAAACCAGATTGAAGAAGGCAAAAGTTGCAGAAGCTCGAGCTGCA ATATGGGCTGAGGAAGTGACGAAA TCTGAACAGGAAGTACGAATTACTCAGAGTGAATTTGATCGTCAAGCAGAGATTACCAGACTTCTGCTGGAAGGAATCAGCAGTACACAT GCACATCATCTTCGCTGTCTGAATGATTTTGTTGAAGCTCAGATGACCTATTATGCACAATGTTACCAATATATGTTGGATCTCCAGAAACAACTTGGAAG CTTTCCATCTACCTTCCTCTCTAACAATAATCAGTCTTCCTCAACTCCTATGCAGAGTGTTTCTACTCCCTCAGTCTTGGCCTCAGCCTCTGCTTCATTGCCTTCAGTAAGCAATTCAATAGTTACTTCAGGCATCAGTGAACTGAAGTCATCGAGTGGCAGCAGGAAAGCTAGAGTCCTCTATGATTACGATGCTGCAAACAGCAGTGAATTATCACTACTTGCAGATGAG GTGATAACAGTGTACAGTATCCCTGGCATGGATTCAGACTGGCTGATGGGTGAAAGGGGAAATCAGAAAGGCAAAGTGCCTATTACTTATTTAGAACTGCTAAACTAA
- the SH3GLB1 gene encoding endophilin-B1 isoform X6 gives MKQTEVLLQPNPNARIEEFVYEKLDRKAPSRMNNPELLGQYMIDAGNEFGPGTAYGNALIKCGETQKRIGTADRELIQTSAINFLTPLRNFIEGDYKTITKERKLLQNKRLDLDAAKTRLKKAKVAEARAAQLNTSQPEENNIMIWAEEVTKSEQEVRITQSEFDRQAEITRLLLEGISSTHAHHLRCLNDFVEAQMTYYAQCYQYMLDLQKQLGSFPSTFLSNNNQSSSTPMQSVSTPSVLASASASLPSVSNSIVTSGISELKSSSGSRKARVLYDYDAANSSELSLLADEVITVYSIPGMDSDWLMGERGNQKGKVPITYLELLN, from the exons atgaaacaaacagaagtaTTATTGCAGCCAAATCCAA aTGCCAGAATAGAAGAATTTGTCTATGAGAAGCTGGACCGCAAAGCACCAAGTCGCATGAATAATCCAGAGTTACTAGGCCAGTATATGATTGATGCTGGGAATGAATTTGGCCCAGGAACAGCATATG gaAATGCACTCATTAAATGTGGAGAAACACAAAAGCGCATTGGGACAGCAGACAGAGAACTAATTCAAACTTCTGCTATAAACTTTCTCACTCCCTTAAGAAACTTTATTGAAGGAGACTACAAAACTATTACT AAAGAACGTAAACTGTTACAAAATAAAAGACTAGATTTGGATGCAGCAAAAACCAGATTGAAGAAGGCAAAAGTTGCAGAAGCTCGAGCTGCA CAACTAAACACCTCTCAGCCTGAAGAGAATAACATTATG ATATGGGCTGAGGAAGTGACGAAA TCTGAACAGGAAGTACGAATTACTCAGAGTGAATTTGATCGTCAAGCAGAGATTACCAGACTTCTGCTGGAAGGAATCAGCAGTACACAT GCACATCATCTTCGCTGTCTGAATGATTTTGTTGAAGCTCAGATGACCTATTATGCACAATGTTACCAATATATGTTGGATCTCCAGAAACAACTTGGAAG CTTTCCATCTACCTTCCTCTCTAACAATAATCAGTCTTCCTCAACTCCTATGCAGAGTGTTTCTACTCCCTCAGTCTTGGCCTCAGCCTCTGCTTCATTGCCTTCAGTAAGCAATTCAATAGTTACTTCAGGCATCAGTGAACTGAAGTCATCGAGTGGCAGCAGGAAAGCTAGAGTCCTCTATGATTACGATGCTGCAAACAGCAGTGAATTATCACTACTTGCAGATGAG GTGATAACAGTGTACAGTATCCCTGGCATGGATTCAGACTGGCTGATGGGTGAAAGGGGAAATCAGAAAGGCAAAGTGCCTATTACTTATTTAGAACTGCTAAACTAA
- the SH3GLB1 gene encoding endophilin-B1 isoform X2, translating into MNIMDFNVKKLAADAGTFLSRAVQFTEEKLGQAEKTELDAHLENLLSKAECTKLWTEKIMKQTEVLLQPNPNARIEEFVYEKLDRKAPSRMNNPELLGQYMIDAGNEFGPGTAYGNALIKCGETQKRIGTADRELIQTSAINFLTPLRNFIEGDYKTITKERKLLQNKRLDLDAAKTRLKKAKVAEARAAQLNTSQPEENNIMIWAEEVTKSEQEVRITQSEFDRQAEITRLLLEGISSTHAHHLRCLNDFVEAQMTYYAQCYQYMLDLQKQLGSFPSTFLSNNNQSSSTPMQSVSTPSVLASASASLPSVSNSIVTSGISELKSSSGSRKARVLYDYDAANSSELSLLADEVITVYSIPGMDSDWLMGERGNQKGKVPITYLELLN; encoded by the exons ttcacagaagaaaagcttggTCAAGCAGAGAAGACTGAACTGGATGCTCACCTGGAGAACCTTCTCAGCAAAGCAGAATGCACCAAATTGtggacagaaaaaataatgaaacaaacagaagtaTTATTGCAGCCAAATCCAA aTGCCAGAATAGAAGAATTTGTCTATGAGAAGCTGGACCGCAAAGCACCAAGTCGCATGAATAATCCAGAGTTACTAGGCCAGTATATGATTGATGCTGGGAATGAATTTGGCCCAGGAACAGCATATG gaAATGCACTCATTAAATGTGGAGAAACACAAAAGCGCATTGGGACAGCAGACAGAGAACTAATTCAAACTTCTGCTATAAACTTTCTCACTCCCTTAAGAAACTTTATTGAAGGAGACTACAAAACTATTACT AAAGAACGTAAACTGTTACAAAATAAAAGACTAGATTTGGATGCAGCAAAAACCAGATTGAAGAAGGCAAAAGTTGCAGAAGCTCGAGCTGCA CAACTAAACACCTCTCAGCCTGAAGAGAATAACATTATG ATATGGGCTGAGGAAGTGACGAAA TCTGAACAGGAAGTACGAATTACTCAGAGTGAATTTGATCGTCAAGCAGAGATTACCAGACTTCTGCTGGAAGGAATCAGCAGTACACAT GCACATCATCTTCGCTGTCTGAATGATTTTGTTGAAGCTCAGATGACCTATTATGCACAATGTTACCAATATATGTTGGATCTCCAGAAACAACTTGGAAG CTTTCCATCTACCTTCCTCTCTAACAATAATCAGTCTTCCTCAACTCCTATGCAGAGTGTTTCTACTCCCTCAGTCTTGGCCTCAGCCTCTGCTTCATTGCCTTCAGTAAGCAATTCAATAGTTACTTCAGGCATCAGTGAACTGAAGTCATCGAGTGGCAGCAGGAAAGCTAGAGTCCTCTATGATTACGATGCTGCAAACAGCAGTGAATTATCACTACTTGCAGATGAG GTGATAACAGTGTACAGTATCCCTGGCATGGATTCAGACTGGCTGATGGGTGAAAGGGGAAATCAGAAAGGCAAAGTGCCTATTACTTATTTAGAACTGCTAAACTAA
- the SH3GLB1 gene encoding endophilin-B1 isoform X7 — protein MKQTEVLLQPNPNARIEEFVYEKLDRKAPSRMNNPELLGQYMIDAGNEFGPGTAYGNALIKCGETQKRIGTADRELIQTSAINFLTPLRNFIEGDYKTITKERKLLQNKRLDLDAAKTRLKKAKVAEARAASEQEVRITQSEFDRQAEITRLLLEGISSTHAHHLRCLNDFVEAQMTYYAQCYQYMLDLQKQLGSFPSTFLSNNNQSSSTPMQSVSTPSVLASASASLPSVSNSIVTSGISELKSSSGSRKARVLYDYDAANSSELSLLADEVITVYSIPGMDSDWLMGERGNQKGKVPITYLELLN, from the exons atgaaacaaacagaagtaTTATTGCAGCCAAATCCAA aTGCCAGAATAGAAGAATTTGTCTATGAGAAGCTGGACCGCAAAGCACCAAGTCGCATGAATAATCCAGAGTTACTAGGCCAGTATATGATTGATGCTGGGAATGAATTTGGCCCAGGAACAGCATATG gaAATGCACTCATTAAATGTGGAGAAACACAAAAGCGCATTGGGACAGCAGACAGAGAACTAATTCAAACTTCTGCTATAAACTTTCTCACTCCCTTAAGAAACTTTATTGAAGGAGACTACAAAACTATTACT AAAGAACGTAAACTGTTACAAAATAAAAGACTAGATTTGGATGCAGCAAAAACCAGATTGAAGAAGGCAAAAGTTGCAGAAGCTCGAGCTGCA TCTGAACAGGAAGTACGAATTACTCAGAGTGAATTTGATCGTCAAGCAGAGATTACCAGACTTCTGCTGGAAGGAATCAGCAGTACACAT GCACATCATCTTCGCTGTCTGAATGATTTTGTTGAAGCTCAGATGACCTATTATGCACAATGTTACCAATATATGTTGGATCTCCAGAAACAACTTGGAAG CTTTCCATCTACCTTCCTCTCTAACAATAATCAGTCTTCCTCAACTCCTATGCAGAGTGTTTCTACTCCCTCAGTCTTGGCCTCAGCCTCTGCTTCATTGCCTTCAGTAAGCAATTCAATAGTTACTTCAGGCATCAGTGAACTGAAGTCATCGAGTGGCAGCAGGAAAGCTAGAGTCCTCTATGATTACGATGCTGCAAACAGCAGTGAATTATCACTACTTGCAGATGAG GTGATAACAGTGTACAGTATCCCTGGCATGGATTCAGACTGGCTGATGGGTGAAAGGGGAAATCAGAAAGGCAAAGTGCCTATTACTTATTTAGAACTGCTAAACTAA
- the SH3GLB1 gene encoding endophilin-B1 isoform X5 codes for MKQTEVLLQPNPNARIEEFVYEKLDRKAPSRMNNPELLGQYMIDAGNEFGPGTAYGNALIKCGETQKRIGTADRELIQTSAINFLTPLRNFIEGDYKTITKERKLLQNKRLDLDAAKTRLKKAKVAEARAAQLNTSQPEENNIMVNVSYVLNLLHVKWLKIWAEEVTKSEQEVRITQSEFDRQAEITRLLLEGISSTHAHHLRCLNDFVEAQMTYYAQCYQYMLDLQKQLGSFPSTFLSNNNQSSSTPMQSVSTPSVLASASASLPSVSNSIVTSGISELKSSSGSRKARVLYDYDAANSSELSLLADEVITVYSIPGMDSDWLMGERGNQKGKVPITYLELLN; via the exons atgaaacaaacagaagtaTTATTGCAGCCAAATCCAA aTGCCAGAATAGAAGAATTTGTCTATGAGAAGCTGGACCGCAAAGCACCAAGTCGCATGAATAATCCAGAGTTACTAGGCCAGTATATGATTGATGCTGGGAATGAATTTGGCCCAGGAACAGCATATG gaAATGCACTCATTAAATGTGGAGAAACACAAAAGCGCATTGGGACAGCAGACAGAGAACTAATTCAAACTTCTGCTATAAACTTTCTCACTCCCTTAAGAAACTTTATTGAAGGAGACTACAAAACTATTACT AAAGAACGTAAACTGTTACAAAATAAAAGACTAGATTTGGATGCAGCAAAAACCAGATTGAAGAAGGCAAAAGTTGCAGAAGCTCGAGCTGCA CAACTAAACACCTCTCAGCCTGAAGAGAATAACATTATGGTAAATGTCTCTTACGTGCTCAACTTGCTGCATGTAAAATGGCTAAAG ATATGGGCTGAGGAAGTGACGAAA TCTGAACAGGAAGTACGAATTACTCAGAGTGAATTTGATCGTCAAGCAGAGATTACCAGACTTCTGCTGGAAGGAATCAGCAGTACACAT GCACATCATCTTCGCTGTCTGAATGATTTTGTTGAAGCTCAGATGACCTATTATGCACAATGTTACCAATATATGTTGGATCTCCAGAAACAACTTGGAAG CTTTCCATCTACCTTCCTCTCTAACAATAATCAGTCTTCCTCAACTCCTATGCAGAGTGTTTCTACTCCCTCAGTCTTGGCCTCAGCCTCTGCTTCATTGCCTTCAGTAAGCAATTCAATAGTTACTTCAGGCATCAGTGAACTGAAGTCATCGAGTGGCAGCAGGAAAGCTAGAGTCCTCTATGATTACGATGCTGCAAACAGCAGTGAATTATCACTACTTGCAGATGAG GTGATAACAGTGTACAGTATCCCTGGCATGGATTCAGACTGGCTGATGGGTGAAAGGGGAAATCAGAAAGGCAAAGTGCCTATTACTTATTTAGAACTGCTAAACTAA
- the SH3GLB1 gene encoding endophilin-B1 isoform X4, with product MNIMDFNVKKLAADAGTFLSRAVQFTEEKLGQAEKTELDAHLENLLSKAECTKLWTEKIMKQTEVLLQPNPNARIEEFVYEKLDRKAPSRMNNPELLGQYMIDAGNEFGPGTAYGNALIKCGETQKRIGTADRELIQTSAINFLTPLRNFIEGDYKTITKERKLLQNKRLDLDAAKTRLKKAKVAEARAASEQEVRITQSEFDRQAEITRLLLEGISSTHAHHLRCLNDFVEAQMTYYAQCYQYMLDLQKQLGSFPSTFLSNNNQSSSTPMQSVSTPSVLASASASLPSVSNSIVTSGISELKSSSGSRKARVLYDYDAANSSELSLLADEVITVYSIPGMDSDWLMGERGNQKGKVPITYLELLN from the exons ttcacagaagaaaagcttggTCAAGCAGAGAAGACTGAACTGGATGCTCACCTGGAGAACCTTCTCAGCAAAGCAGAATGCACCAAATTGtggacagaaaaaataatgaaacaaacagaagtaTTATTGCAGCCAAATCCAA aTGCCAGAATAGAAGAATTTGTCTATGAGAAGCTGGACCGCAAAGCACCAAGTCGCATGAATAATCCAGAGTTACTAGGCCAGTATATGATTGATGCTGGGAATGAATTTGGCCCAGGAACAGCATATG gaAATGCACTCATTAAATGTGGAGAAACACAAAAGCGCATTGGGACAGCAGACAGAGAACTAATTCAAACTTCTGCTATAAACTTTCTCACTCCCTTAAGAAACTTTATTGAAGGAGACTACAAAACTATTACT AAAGAACGTAAACTGTTACAAAATAAAAGACTAGATTTGGATGCAGCAAAAACCAGATTGAAGAAGGCAAAAGTTGCAGAAGCTCGAGCTGCA TCTGAACAGGAAGTACGAATTACTCAGAGTGAATTTGATCGTCAAGCAGAGATTACCAGACTTCTGCTGGAAGGAATCAGCAGTACACAT GCACATCATCTTCGCTGTCTGAATGATTTTGTTGAAGCTCAGATGACCTATTATGCACAATGTTACCAATATATGTTGGATCTCCAGAAACAACTTGGAAG CTTTCCATCTACCTTCCTCTCTAACAATAATCAGTCTTCCTCAACTCCTATGCAGAGTGTTTCTACTCCCTCAGTCTTGGCCTCAGCCTCTGCTTCATTGCCTTCAGTAAGCAATTCAATAGTTACTTCAGGCATCAGTGAACTGAAGTCATCGAGTGGCAGCAGGAAAGCTAGAGTCCTCTATGATTACGATGCTGCAAACAGCAGTGAATTATCACTACTTGCAGATGAG GTGATAACAGTGTACAGTATCCCTGGCATGGATTCAGACTGGCTGATGGGTGAAAGGGGAAATCAGAAAGGCAAAGTGCCTATTACTTATTTAGAACTGCTAAACTAA
- the SH3GLB1 gene encoding endophilin-B1 isoform X1, whose translation MNIMDFNVKKLAADAGTFLSRAVQFTEEKLGQAEKTELDAHLENLLSKAECTKLWTEKIMKQTEVLLQPNPNARIEEFVYEKLDRKAPSRMNNPELLGQYMIDAGNEFGPGTAYGNALIKCGETQKRIGTADRELIQTSAINFLTPLRNFIEGDYKTITKERKLLQNKRLDLDAAKTRLKKAKVAEARAAQLNTSQPEENNIMVNVSYVLNLLHVKWLKIWAEEVTKSEQEVRITQSEFDRQAEITRLLLEGISSTHAHHLRCLNDFVEAQMTYYAQCYQYMLDLQKQLGSFPSTFLSNNNQSSSTPMQSVSTPSVLASASASLPSVSNSIVTSGISELKSSSGSRKARVLYDYDAANSSELSLLADEVITVYSIPGMDSDWLMGERGNQKGKVPITYLELLN comes from the exons ttcacagaagaaaagcttggTCAAGCAGAGAAGACTGAACTGGATGCTCACCTGGAGAACCTTCTCAGCAAAGCAGAATGCACCAAATTGtggacagaaaaaataatgaaacaaacagaagtaTTATTGCAGCCAAATCCAA aTGCCAGAATAGAAGAATTTGTCTATGAGAAGCTGGACCGCAAAGCACCAAGTCGCATGAATAATCCAGAGTTACTAGGCCAGTATATGATTGATGCTGGGAATGAATTTGGCCCAGGAACAGCATATG gaAATGCACTCATTAAATGTGGAGAAACACAAAAGCGCATTGGGACAGCAGACAGAGAACTAATTCAAACTTCTGCTATAAACTTTCTCACTCCCTTAAGAAACTTTATTGAAGGAGACTACAAAACTATTACT AAAGAACGTAAACTGTTACAAAATAAAAGACTAGATTTGGATGCAGCAAAAACCAGATTGAAGAAGGCAAAAGTTGCAGAAGCTCGAGCTGCA CAACTAAACACCTCTCAGCCTGAAGAGAATAACATTATGGTAAATGTCTCTTACGTGCTCAACTTGCTGCATGTAAAATGGCTAAAG ATATGGGCTGAGGAAGTGACGAAA TCTGAACAGGAAGTACGAATTACTCAGAGTGAATTTGATCGTCAAGCAGAGATTACCAGACTTCTGCTGGAAGGAATCAGCAGTACACAT GCACATCATCTTCGCTGTCTGAATGATTTTGTTGAAGCTCAGATGACCTATTATGCACAATGTTACCAATATATGTTGGATCTCCAGAAACAACTTGGAAG CTTTCCATCTACCTTCCTCTCTAACAATAATCAGTCTTCCTCAACTCCTATGCAGAGTGTTTCTACTCCCTCAGTCTTGGCCTCAGCCTCTGCTTCATTGCCTTCAGTAAGCAATTCAATAGTTACTTCAGGCATCAGTGAACTGAAGTCATCGAGTGGCAGCAGGAAAGCTAGAGTCCTCTATGATTACGATGCTGCAAACAGCAGTGAATTATCACTACTTGCAGATGAG GTGATAACAGTGTACAGTATCCCTGGCATGGATTCAGACTGGCTGATGGGTGAAAGGGGAAATCAGAAAGGCAAAGTGCCTATTACTTATTTAGAACTGCTAAACTAA